The following proteins are encoded in a genomic region of Musa acuminata AAA Group cultivar baxijiao chromosome BXJ2-11, Cavendish_Baxijiao_AAA, whole genome shotgun sequence:
- the LOC135583911 gene encoding thylakoid lumenal 15.0 kDa protein 2, chloroplastic-like isoform X1, with product MTILLPLVHPSPPSRLPLSSATELPKIRASSPSNSLSIPNPPGFKKWAAELRSRSLNLALSASLAFGLALGGLGTANAKVGVNRPEMLPKEYSPVIDVAGFLSASQERRLCEEIADLEKETGVKLRILAQNYPDTPGMAVKDFWQVDERTIVFVADPTFGNILHFNVGATVDLDVPRNFWSRVAGKYGNMFYWKEKGEDASIEAAVMAISSCLREPTAPNNCMEVN from the exons ATGACCATTCTTCTCCCGCTCGTGCATCCTTCGCCTCCTTCTCGTCTTCCCCTATCGAGCGCCACAGAGCTCCCCAAGATAAGGGCTTCTTCCCCTTCGAACTCCCTCTCGATTCCGAACCCTCCGGGCTTCAAGAAATGGGCCGCTGAGCTTCGCTCGAGGTCGCTCAACCTCGCCCTCTCCGCATCTCTCGCTTTCGGACTTGCCCTCGGCG GACTTGGTACAGCTAATGCCAAAGTTGGAGTCAATAGGCCAGAAATGCTTCCAAAGGAATATAGTCCAGTAATTGATGTTGCTGGGTTTCTCTCTGCAAGCCAG GAAAGAAGGCTTTGTGAAGAAATTGCTGATCTTGAGAAAGAGACAGGGGTCAAGCTTAGAATTCTTGCACAGAATTACCCTGACACGCCAG GAATGGCTGTTAAAGACTTCTGGCAAGTTGATGAGAGAACTATTGTATTTGTTGCCGATCCAACTTTTG GAAACATATTGCATTTCAATGTTGGGGCCACCGTTGATTTGGATGTTCCTCGAAATTTCTGGAGTCGTGTGGCTGGGAAGTATGGGAACATGTTTTATTGGAAAGAAAAG GGGGAAGATGCATCAATCGAAGCTGCAGTGATGGCTATATCAAGTTGCCTGAGAGAGCCAACGGCACCAAATAACTGCATGGAGGTAAACTAA
- the LOC135583911 gene encoding thylakoid lumenal 15.0 kDa protein 2, chloroplastic-like isoform X2 gives MTILLPLVHPSPPSRLPLSSATELPKIRASSPSNSLSIPNPPGFKKWAAELRSRSLNLALSASLAFGLALGANAKVGVNRPEMLPKEYSPVIDVAGFLSASQERRLCEEIADLEKETGVKLRILAQNYPDTPGMAVKDFWQVDERTIVFVADPTFGNILHFNVGATVDLDVPRNFWSRVAGKYGNMFYWKEKGEDASIEAAVMAISSCLREPTAPNNCMEVN, from the exons ATGACCATTCTTCTCCCGCTCGTGCATCCTTCGCCTCCTTCTCGTCTTCCCCTATCGAGCGCCACAGAGCTCCCCAAGATAAGGGCTTCTTCCCCTTCGAACTCCCTCTCGATTCCGAACCCTCCGGGCTTCAAGAAATGGGCCGCTGAGCTTCGCTCGAGGTCGCTCAACCTCGCCCTCTCCGCATCTCTCGCTTTCGGACTTGCCCTCGGCG CTAATGCCAAAGTTGGAGTCAATAGGCCAGAAATGCTTCCAAAGGAATATAGTCCAGTAATTGATGTTGCTGGGTTTCTCTCTGCAAGCCAG GAAAGAAGGCTTTGTGAAGAAATTGCTGATCTTGAGAAAGAGACAGGGGTCAAGCTTAGAATTCTTGCACAGAATTACCCTGACACGCCAG GAATGGCTGTTAAAGACTTCTGGCAAGTTGATGAGAGAACTATTGTATTTGTTGCCGATCCAACTTTTG GAAACATATTGCATTTCAATGTTGGGGCCACCGTTGATTTGGATGTTCCTCGAAATTTCTGGAGTCGTGTGGCTGGGAAGTATGGGAACATGTTTTATTGGAAAGAAAAG GGGGAAGATGCATCAATCGAAGCTGCAGTGATGGCTATATCAAGTTGCCTGAGAGAGCCAACGGCACCAAATAACTGCATGGAGGTAAACTAA
- the LOC135626542 gene encoding ABC transporter G family member 3-like isoform X1: MEEIQSYSDNYRSSSSSASSPIGRPPAGAFFYLRKPGTLRQPISFEDSPDWDDTEIDAHLEEVGDSIHIATATASPSLSKINSGSLPSPSLPEASTSVTARKIAGASIVWKELTVTLNEKGKYSDKVVKSSNGYALPGTLTVIMGPARSGKSTLLRSIAGKLQDPARMYGEVFVNGVKSCMPYGSYGYVDRDDMLIESLTVREMLYYSALLQLPGFFFQKKSFIEDAISAMSLGDFADSLIGGHCYTKSLPSGERRRVSIARELVMRPHVLFIDEPLYHLDSVSALLLMVTLKKLASTGCTLIFTMYQSSTEVFGLFDRICLLSNGNTLFFGETLACLQHFSNAGFPCPIMQSPSDHFLRAINTDFDRIIAMCKNLQEDNSDLSSVNMDTAVAIRTLEATYKSSADSAAVESMIVKLIDKGGPYLKSKGKASCATRIAVLTWRSLLIMSREWKYFWIRFVLYLLLTLSIGTIFSNSGDSLSSVTVRVAAVFSFVSFILLLSVAGLPAHINEIKIFTHEESNEHSGPVVFLLGHLLSSIPFLFLVSITTALIFYFLVGMRNEFSLLMYFILNVFMCLLANEAFMMVVALIWLETFKCILTLVFIHVMMMLVAGYLKIADALPGPVWKCPLSYVAFHTYAIEGLLENEYVGTSFAVGQVRAISGVQAVHASYDISPSRNAKWGNLLALFLMAVGYRVLLFVLLRFNVRKNIVNCNFCCLKMNTTKSR; this comes from the exons ATGGAAGAGATACAGTCTTATTCAGATAACTATAGGTCATCTTCGTCTTCGGCAAGTAGTCCGATTGGCAGACCACCAGCAGGTGCATTCTTCTACCTGAGGAAACCTGGTACTCTGAGGCAACCTATCTCGTTCGAGGATTCACCAGACTGGGATGACACAGAGATTGATGCACACCTAGAGGAAGTTGGTGACTCAATCCATATTGCAACTGCTACAGCCTCTCCATCCTTGTCAAAGATTAACAGTGGTTCGCTACCATCTCCATCCTTGCCTGAGGCTTCAACATCTGTTACTGCAAGGAAGATTGCAGGGGCATCTATAGTATGGAAGGAATTGACTGTTACATTAAATGAAAAGGGGAAGTACTCAGATAAGGTTGTGAAAAGTTCAAATGGATATGCTCTGCCAGGCACACTTACTGTTATAATGGGGCCTGCACGATCTGGGAAGTCTACATTGCTTAGGTCCATTGCAG GTAAACTGCAAGATCCAGCAAGAATGTATGGTGAGGTTTTTGTGAATGGGGTGAAATCATGCATGCCATACGGTTCATAT GGTTATGTTGATAGGGATGATATGTTGATCGAATCACTAACCGTGCGTGAGATGCTATATTACTCGGCGCTTCTGCAACTTCCTGGTTTCTTCTTTCAAAAGAAGAGCTTTATTGAGGATGCCATATCAGCTATGTCTCTGGGAGATTTTGCAGACTCACTCATTGGTGGCCATTGTTACACTAAGAGTCTTCCTAGTGGAGAAAGAAGACGTGTTAGTATTGCTCGGGAGCTTGTAATGAGGCCACATGTTTTGTTTATTGATGAACCACTTTATCATCTTGACAG TGTATCAGCTCTTCTGTTAATGGTTACATTAAAGAAACTCGCAAGCACTGGCTGCACTCTTATTTTCACAATGTATCAGAGTAGCACGGAAGTTTTTGGCCTCTTTGATAGAATTTGTTTACTCTCAAATGGAAACACACTATTCTTTGGAGAGACATTGGCTTGTTTGCAG CATTTTTCTAATGCAGGGTTTCCTTGCCCAATTATGCAAAGTCCCTCAGATCACTTTCTGCGAGCAATCAACACTGATTTTGATAGGATAATAGCAATGTGCAAGAATTTACAG GAGGATAATAGTGATCTCTCATCAGTAAACATGGATACAGCCGTCGCTATTCGAACACTTGAAGCTACTTATAAATCATCAGCTGATTCTGCTGCTGTTGAATCTATGATTGTGAAACTGATCGATAAG GGAGGACCTTATCTTAAAAGTAAGGGCAAGGCTAGTTGTGCCACACGCATTGCAGTGTTAACATGGAGGTCATTATTGATTATGTCAAGGGAATGGAAGTATTTTTGGATCCGCTTTGTTTTATATTTGCTTCTCACGCTTTCCATAGGTACTATATTTTCCAACAGTGGAGATTCTTTGTCATCTGTAACG GTAAGAGTTGCTGCAGTGTTCTCCTTTgtatcatttatattattgctCAGTGTAGCTGGATTGCCTGCTCATATAAATGAAATCAAG ATATTCACCCATGAGGAATCAAATGAACATTCTGGACCAGTAGTTTTCCTACTTGGGCATCTGTTATCCAGCATTCCATTCCTGTTCCTCGTATCTATTACCACAGCCCTGATATTCTATTTCCTGGTTGGGATGAGGAACGAGTTCAGCTTGTTGATGTACTTCATTCTGAATGTATTCATGTGCCTATTAGcaaatgaagcatttatgatggtTGTTGCCCTTATCTGGCTTGAAACTTTCAAATGCATTTTGACTTTGGTTTTTATACAT GTCATGATGATGCTTGTGGCAGGATATTTGAAGATAGCAGACGCTTTGCCGGGACCAGTTTGGAAGTGCCCTCTGTCCTATGTTGCCTTCCACACTTATGCTATCGAG GGCCTCCTCGAGAACGAGTATGTTGGAACTTCTTTTGCCGTTGGCCAGGTCAGGGCTATTTCTGGTGTACAAGCTGTTCATGCTTCTTACGACATTTCTCCTTCCAGAAATGCAAAGTGGGGAAACTTATTGGCATTGTTCTTAATGGCAGTAGGATACCGCGTTCTCTTGTTTGTTTTGCTTCGGTTTAACGTGCGGAAAAACATTGTCAATTGTAACTTTTGCTGTCTTAAAATGAATACAACAAAGTCAAGGTGA
- the LOC135626542 gene encoding ABC transporter G family member 3-like isoform X2, whose protein sequence is MEEIQSYSDNYRSSSSSASSPIGRPPAGAFFYLRKPGTLRQPISFEDSPDWDDTEIDAHLEEVGDSIHIATATASPSLSKINSGSLPSPSLPEASTSVTARKIAGASIVWKELTVTLNEKGKYSDKVVKSSNGYALPGTLTVIMGPARSGKSTLLRSIAGKLQDPARMYGEVFVNGVKSCMPYGSYGYVDRDDMLIESLTVREMLYYSALLQLPGFFFQKKSFIEDAISAMSLGDFADSLIGGHCYTKSLPSGERRRVSIARELVMRPHVLFIDEPLYHLDSVSALLLMVTLKKLASTGCTLIFTMYQSSTEVFGLFDRICLLSNGNTLFFGETLACLQHFSNAGFPCPIMQSPSDHFLRAINTDFDRIIAMCKNLQEDNSDLSSVNMDTAVAIRTLEATYKSSADSAAVESMIVKLIDKGGPYLKSKGKASCATRIAVLTWRSLLIMSREWKYFWIRFVLYLLLTLSIGTIFSNSGDSLSSVTVRVAAVFSFVSFILLLSVAGLPAHINEIKIFTHEESNEHSGPVVFLLGHLLSSIPFLFLVSITTALIFYFLVGMRNEFSLLMYFILNVFMCLLANEAFMMVVALIWLETFKCILTLVFIHVMMMLVAGYLKIADALPGPVWKCPLSYVAFHTYAIEAWPPRERVCWNFFCRWPGQGYFWCTSCSCFLRHFSFQKCKVGKLIGIVLNGSRIPRSLVCFASV, encoded by the exons ATGGAAGAGATACAGTCTTATTCAGATAACTATAGGTCATCTTCGTCTTCGGCAAGTAGTCCGATTGGCAGACCACCAGCAGGTGCATTCTTCTACCTGAGGAAACCTGGTACTCTGAGGCAACCTATCTCGTTCGAGGATTCACCAGACTGGGATGACACAGAGATTGATGCACACCTAGAGGAAGTTGGTGACTCAATCCATATTGCAACTGCTACAGCCTCTCCATCCTTGTCAAAGATTAACAGTGGTTCGCTACCATCTCCATCCTTGCCTGAGGCTTCAACATCTGTTACTGCAAGGAAGATTGCAGGGGCATCTATAGTATGGAAGGAATTGACTGTTACATTAAATGAAAAGGGGAAGTACTCAGATAAGGTTGTGAAAAGTTCAAATGGATATGCTCTGCCAGGCACACTTACTGTTATAATGGGGCCTGCACGATCTGGGAAGTCTACATTGCTTAGGTCCATTGCAG GTAAACTGCAAGATCCAGCAAGAATGTATGGTGAGGTTTTTGTGAATGGGGTGAAATCATGCATGCCATACGGTTCATAT GGTTATGTTGATAGGGATGATATGTTGATCGAATCACTAACCGTGCGTGAGATGCTATATTACTCGGCGCTTCTGCAACTTCCTGGTTTCTTCTTTCAAAAGAAGAGCTTTATTGAGGATGCCATATCAGCTATGTCTCTGGGAGATTTTGCAGACTCACTCATTGGTGGCCATTGTTACACTAAGAGTCTTCCTAGTGGAGAAAGAAGACGTGTTAGTATTGCTCGGGAGCTTGTAATGAGGCCACATGTTTTGTTTATTGATGAACCACTTTATCATCTTGACAG TGTATCAGCTCTTCTGTTAATGGTTACATTAAAGAAACTCGCAAGCACTGGCTGCACTCTTATTTTCACAATGTATCAGAGTAGCACGGAAGTTTTTGGCCTCTTTGATAGAATTTGTTTACTCTCAAATGGAAACACACTATTCTTTGGAGAGACATTGGCTTGTTTGCAG CATTTTTCTAATGCAGGGTTTCCTTGCCCAATTATGCAAAGTCCCTCAGATCACTTTCTGCGAGCAATCAACACTGATTTTGATAGGATAATAGCAATGTGCAAGAATTTACAG GAGGATAATAGTGATCTCTCATCAGTAAACATGGATACAGCCGTCGCTATTCGAACACTTGAAGCTACTTATAAATCATCAGCTGATTCTGCTGCTGTTGAATCTATGATTGTGAAACTGATCGATAAG GGAGGACCTTATCTTAAAAGTAAGGGCAAGGCTAGTTGTGCCACACGCATTGCAGTGTTAACATGGAGGTCATTATTGATTATGTCAAGGGAATGGAAGTATTTTTGGATCCGCTTTGTTTTATATTTGCTTCTCACGCTTTCCATAGGTACTATATTTTCCAACAGTGGAGATTCTTTGTCATCTGTAACG GTAAGAGTTGCTGCAGTGTTCTCCTTTgtatcatttatattattgctCAGTGTAGCTGGATTGCCTGCTCATATAAATGAAATCAAG ATATTCACCCATGAGGAATCAAATGAACATTCTGGACCAGTAGTTTTCCTACTTGGGCATCTGTTATCCAGCATTCCATTCCTGTTCCTCGTATCTATTACCACAGCCCTGATATTCTATTTCCTGGTTGGGATGAGGAACGAGTTCAGCTTGTTGATGTACTTCATTCTGAATGTATTCATGTGCCTATTAGcaaatgaagcatttatgatggtTGTTGCCCTTATCTGGCTTGAAACTTTCAAATGCATTTTGACTTTGGTTTTTATACAT GTCATGATGATGCTTGTGGCAGGATATTTGAAGATAGCAGACGCTTTGCCGGGACCAGTTTGGAAGTGCCCTCTGTCCTATGTTGCCTTCCACACTTATGCTATCGAGGCAT GGCCTCCTCGAGAACGAGTATGTTGGAACTTCTTTTGCCGTTGGCCAGGTCAGGGCTATTTCTGGTGTACAAGCTGTTCATGCTTCTTACGACATTTCTCCTTCCAGAAATGCAAAGTGGGGAAACTTATTGGCATTGTTCTTAATGGCAGTAGGATACCGCGTTCTCTTGTTTGTTTTGCTTCGGTTTAA
- the LOC135626543 gene encoding RNA polymerase sigma factor sigF, chloroplastic-like, with protein sequence MKACRSLLSPVPIPMVPKNYLRTPYSNSVPMLLDQASQPMIHVPATQVVHHITASVLSKEQCDDLKTNHLNKVEKSVQATPDKWLTEAGRSCSEEREKHEFNQYLRYLECQLSYQPSLWYPFPPLDEEKQSLPVSVGPEETSTCVSGDSSAMQVENTKDCITPADVLALAKKAMIASKIAASLVEQSNILGIEVDKSNFLGFDEGSNDDTFFKEETTVRSRKLLERRSKKRKVSKNPNNFVHHGASSMTINQSKKIDKRLDSNDPLRLFLWGPETKQLLTVKEEKDLFVKIEDLMRLEKVKERLQSQFDREPTLAEWAQAVGMSCQDLQSCLSSGRRNREKMIYANFRLVVHVARQYEGKGLNIQDLLQEGSRGLMKSLEKFKPRAGCRFPTYAYWWIRQSIKKAIFKNSRTIRLPENAFARLKSIREARRLCIQEGLLPTNEEIAKRVGITVQKLEILLLNSRYPISIQRRPWLDQDVTFQETVADPKIEIPDLVIAKQMMRQHVRNLLNILKPRERVIIQYRFGIRCSEQKSLSEIGAMYGLSKERVRQLESQALGKLRKCLQSQGLEAYLDLLI encoded by the exons ATGAAAGCTTGTCGAAGTCTCCTCTCACCTGTCCCGATTCCCATGGTTCCCAAAAATTACCTCAGAACTCCCTACTCCAATTCCG TTCCAATGCTCCTTGATCAAGCAAGTCAGCCGATGATCCATGTACCAGCCACACAAGTGGTGCATCACATAACCGCATCAGTTCTTTCAAAGGAACAATGTGATGATCTCAAAACTAACCATCTCAATAAGGTTGAAAAATCTGTGCAG GCAACACCAGATAAGTGGTTAACAGAGGCTGGCAGATCATGTTCTGAAGAGAGAGAAAAGCATGAATTTAACCAATACTTGAGATATCTCGAATGCCAGTTGTCTTATCAGCCCAGTTTATGGTATCC ATTCCCTCCTCTTGATGAGGAAAAGCAATCGTTACCAGTCTCTGTAGGTCCAGAAGAAACCAGTACCTGTGTAAGTGGAGACAGCAGTGCTATGCAAGTTGAAAATACTAAAGACTGCATCACACCAGCCGATGTTCTTGCCCTTGCTAAAAAGGCTATGATTGCCTCAAAAATAGCAGCATCTTTGGTGGAACAATCAAATATTTTGGGAATTGAAGTTGATAAATCAAACTTTTTAGG TTTTGATGAAGGATCAAACGATGATACTTTTTTTAAAGAAGAAACAACTGTTAGATCAAGAAAGCTATTGGAGAGGCGATCCAAGAAACGTAAGGTCTCCAAGAATCCAAACAATTTTGTACACCATGGTGCCAGTTCAATGACCATCAATCAAAGCAAGAAGATAGATAAAAGGCTTGACTCCAATGACCCCCTCAGGTTATTCTTGTGGGGTCCTGAGACAAAACAACTGTTGACAGTTAAAGAAGAAAAGGATTTATTTGTTAAGATAGAG GATCTTATGAGATTGGAAAAAGTTAAAGAAAGACTTCAGTCACAATTTGACCGTGAACCAACATTGGCGGAGTGGGCTCAAGCAGTTGGAATGAGCTGCCAAGATTTACAGTCCTGCCTTTCTTCTGGGAGACGCAACCGAGAAAAGATGATTTATGCTAATTTTCGTCTTGTGGTACATGTTGCGAGACAATATGAAGGGAAGGGCCTTAATATTCAGGATTTGCTGCAG GAGGGAAGCAGGGGCCTTATGAAGAGCTTAGAGAAGTTCAAGCCAAGAGCTGGATGCAGATTTCCAACTTATGCATATTGGTGGATAAGGCAATCGATCAAGAAGGCCATATTTAAAAACTCTCGAACCATTCGGTTACCA GAAAATGCTTTTGCACGATTGAAAAGCATAAGAGAAGCAAGGAGATTGTGCATTCAAGAAGGCCTTCTCCCAACAAATGAAGAGATAGCAAAACGTGTTGGCATCACTGTTCAGAAGTTGGAAATTTTGTTATTGAACTCTAGATATCCAATTTCAATTCAAAGGCGTCCTTGGTTAGATCAGGATGTCACTTTTCAG GAAACAGTAGCAGACCCCAAGATTGAGATTCCTGATCTTGTCATAGCCAAGCAGATGATGAGGCAGCACGTACGCAATCTTCTAAATATATTGAAACCGAGGGAGAGGGTTATAATTCAGTACCGGTTTGGGATCCGTTGCAGCGAACAGAAGTCTCTCTCGGAGATTGGTGCCATGTATGGCCTTTCGAAAGAGAGGGTTCGGCAGCTAGAGAGCCAGGCGCTAGGCAAGCTGAGGAAGTGCCTCCAAAGCCAAGGTTTAGAAGCTTATCTTGACTTGCTTATTTGA
- the LOC135626545 gene encoding rubisco accumulation factor 1, chloroplastic-like, whose protein sequence is MALLSVATTLKAKHVPLLVATSRPSLILRRRLSLPKPASPRRCGRVYASMLPTPPPYPPPPGEQVYQPFRPPPSPLPAKYRSLGTAERLEILRDRLGLWHEYAPLISSLGHDGFTPPSIEEVTGISGVDQNRLIVAVQVRDSLVSSSFDPELLAFFDAGGGADLLYELRLLNAAQRAAAAYRVIEHRLDPKAAQELARAMKDFPRRRGDVGWDRFSAASPGDCLAYTHFRLSRETMSPAERMASLDRAVEAAETDEARKRIEEEIERASRQGEGGAVAAGEEAEELRVTVPVVRLRYGEVAEASTVVLLPVCRAEEGEEGIAAAPGRCRAEGELGVMAAERGWARWVVLPGWGPVVAAGNGVAVEFVDGRVLPWRGSRGWEEAVLVVADRRRREVGAEDGYYLVGGEEERRGKGLGVERGGKLMGKGVKEALGTVVLVVRPPREEEDDMLRDEDWD, encoded by the coding sequence ATGGCACTGCTCTCAGTGGCGACCACTCTCAAGGCCAAGCATGTACCCCTCCTCGTCGCCACCTCCCGTCCCAGTTTgatcctccgccgccgcctctctCTTCCGAAGCCGGCGTCTCCCCGCCGGTGCGGCCGGGTCTACGCCTCCATGCTGCCCACCCCGCCGCCGTACCCTCCGCCGCCAGGCGAGCAGGTGTACCAGCCCTTTCGCCCCCCGCCCTCCCCGCTGCCGGCCAAGTACCGCTCCCTGGGCACCGCCGAGCGGCTCGAGATCCTCCGCGATCGCCTCGGATTGTGGCACGAGTACGCCCCGCTCATCTCCAGCCTCGGCCACGACGGCTTCACCCCGCCCTCCATCGAGGAGGTCACCGGCATCTCCGGCGTCGACCAGAACCGCCTCATCGTCGCCGTGCAGGTCCGCGACTCCCTCGTCTCATCCTCCTTCGACCCCGAGTTGCTCGCGTTCTTCGACGCTGGCGGTGGCGCCGACCTCCTCTACGAGCTCCGCCTCCTCAACGCCGCCCAGCGCGCCGCCGCCGCCTACCGCGTCATCGAGCACCGCCTCGATCCAAAGGCGGCCCAGGAGCTGGCGCGGGCCATGAAGGACTTCCCCCGCCGCAGGGGGGACGTTGGCTGGGACCGCTTCTCTGCCGCCTCCCCGGGTGACTGCCTCGCCTACACCCACTTCCGCCTCAGCCGGGAGACGATGTCCCCTGCCGAGCGGATGGCGTCGCTCGATCGGGCGGTGGAGGCGGCGGAGACGGACGAGGCGAGGAAGCGGATCGAGGAGGAGATCGAGCGGGCGTCCCGCCAAGGCGAAGGAGGAGCCGTGGCGGCCGGCGAAGAGGCGGAGGAGCTGAGGGTGACGGTGCCGGTGGTTCGACTGAGGTACGGGGAGGTAGCTGAGGCGTCGACAGTGGTGCTGCTACCGGTGTGCCGggcggaggagggggaggaggggatAGCAGCGGCGCCGGGGCGGTGCAGGGCGGAGGGAGAGCTGGGGGTGATGGCGGCGGAGCGGGGGTGGGCGAGGTGGGTGGTGCTGCCAGGGTGGGGGCCGGTGGTGGCGGCGGGGAATGGGGTGGCGGTGGAGTTCGTGGACGGGAGGGTGCTGCCGTGGAGGGGAAGCAGGGGTTGGGAGGAGGCGGTGCTGGTGGTGGCGGACCGGCGGAGACGGGAAGTGGGAGCTGAGGACGGATACTACTTGGTGGGCGgcgaggaggagaggagggggaAGGGTTTGGGGGTGGAGAGAGGGGGGAAGCTGATGGGAAAGGGAGTGAAGGAGGCGTTGGGGACGGTGGTGTTGGTGGTGAGGCCACCCAGAGAGGAAGAGGATGACATGCTCCGCGACGAAGACTGGGACTGA